The following DNA comes from Nitrospirota bacterium.
TTTCTCCGAAGATGAGCACGTTGCTCTTGGAATCGGCCACCTTGCGCACGACATCGAAGACCTTTTGCATGGCTTCGCTTTGTCCGATGATCTGCGCGAAGGAGGACTGGCTGGCCATCTCGCGCTTGAGCAGCATGTTCTCGGTCGACAGCCGACGCCGCTCCAGCGCGTTGCGGATGATGAGCTGGACTTCGTCTACCTGGAACGGTTTGGTCAGATAGTCGTAGGCGCCGTGCTTCATGGCCTCGACGGCCGACTCCGCCGACGCGAACGCGGTGATCACCAGCACCACCGTGTCCGGCGAGGAGGCCTTGACCGCCTTGAGCACGTCGAGCCCGCCCACCTTGGGCATTTTGAGATCGGTGATCACGAGGTCGAAGATTTCCTTCCCGAGGTGGGCGATCGCCTCGTCGCCGTCGGAGGCCGTCGTCACCGTATATCCGGCCCGTTTGAGCATGATGCTCAGGACGTCGCGCATGCTCTGTTCATCGTCGACGACTAGGATCTTTTCCACGGTCCCCTACCTTCGTGCCACAGCCTTGGTCCGGCCTCGGCCGACCTCGGCAGGCACACCGTAAACCGAGAGCCCTTGCCTTCCCGGCTGTCGACCTTGATCCAGCCGCCGTGCAGATCCACGATCCGATGCACGGCGGCCAGGCCGAGTCCGGAACCTTCTTTTTTCGTCGTGAAGAACGGCAGGAAGATCTTGTCCAGGTTGCCCTTCGGAATCCCCATCCCCGTATCCTGGAACGCGATCTCGATCACCTCACCGCTGCGCCCGCCCGCATCGACGCGTCGACAACCGGTGGAAATGGTCAATTCTCCGCCTGACGGCATCGCTTCAAACGCGTTTGTCGCCAGATTCCAGAAGACCTGCTTCAGTTGGTCCTGATCGGCCTTGATCGTTAAGGGGCCCTGGGCCAAGGACGTCGACATCGTGATGTCGGTCTTGGTCCGCGCTTCGTGCGCGATGAGGTCGAGCGTGTCCGTCAGGACTTTGTTCACGTCGCACTCCGCCAGATTGAGGGCGGGCGGCCGCGCGTACAACAGAAATTCGGTGATGATCGTGTCCAGTCTCGTCGCTTCCCGGACGGCGATATCCATGAGCCGCCGGCTGGTCTCGTCGGACGCGACGTCTTTGCGCAGCATCTGCATCGCGCCGGCCAGCGCGCCCAGGGGGTTCCTGATCTCGTGGGCCATGCCGGCGGACATCTCGCCCAGCGTGGCGAGCCATTCCCGTCGACGCATCTCTTCTTCCATGTCTCGAATCTCGGTCAGGTCCTTGAACACGCCGACCAGGCCGGTCTGTTCACCCTGCTCCTGGAGCGGCGACAGCGTCATGCCGAGGATCAAGCGGCGGCCGTCCGCGCGTTTGCACTCGACTTCGAACCGGGAACAGGCGAAGAGATCCTCCGCTCCTTCCTCCGACCGATGATTCGGATGCCAATTGAAGATTTCCTGCCAGGGTCGGTTCTTGACCTGTTCGAGACTATAACCGGTCGCTTCCTGGGCGGCGCGGTTGAACGAGGTGATCAATCCCGCCGCATCCGTCGTGAAGACGCCGCTGCTGATGCTCTGGACGATGTTCTCGTGGAACGCCTGGAACCTGGTCAGCCCTTGCTCCTTTTCCCTCAGGCGCAAGTCCGCCCGATTGAGCTGATCGACGAGCGCGCCGCTGAGGAACCCGACCACCAGGAACGCCAGCGCATAGACCCCGAAGTTCTGGAGCGTCTCCGCCGCGGACAGACGCGAGGGATGCAACCAGCCGAGCGGCTCCAGCACGCCGTACAACTGCAGATTGGCCATGACGCCGAACAGGATGACGCAGAGTCCCGCCGTCACCAATCCGACCCGCCGGCGCGGCACGAGGCTGGCCAGCGTCACCGTGATCACGTAGAGCACGGCAAAGGGACTTTCGACCCCGCCGGTCCTGGCGACCAGCACGGTCTCCAGAACGAAATCGACTCCGATCTGCAGCCAGGCGAAGAACGTCAACGACCGGGGAGTGGACAGTTGCCGGAGGATGATCACATACGGAATCGTGATCGCATACGTGAACGCGATCAGGGCGTAAAAGGTGGGAACGCGCTCGCCTCTGGCGACCTGGAACGTCAGTGAAAGGCCCAGCAGGAGCGTGACCACCACGACCCGCAGGGCCATCAACCAATGGAGTCTTGTCCTCAGATCGTCCATGCATCCAGCGGGCTGCCTGTCCGGAAACGGTGGTCGGCGACATCACGGTGTCGGGTCGTCGATCTCGTGATGCTCCGCGCGGGCCGAAGCCGGGGACCGGAAGACTGCTCCGCTCATGGAACTGAGGCAGGATCCCTTCGGAGGCCATTGCGGTCAGACCCGGCTGCGACCGCCGATCCCATCGACTCGGAGGAGGGTGAACAAGGCTTCTGCCCCGGCGTCACGCGACCGCGCGGTTCCAGGCCAACGGACGGTTATCCGATCGCCGACGCCATCTGGAAGATCGGCAGATACATCGCGATCACGATGAAGCCGATCACCGTCCCCAGAAACACCATCATCATCGGCTCGAGCAGCGCGGTCAATGACGCGACGGCTTGATCGACTTCATCCTCATAGAAGTCGGCGATCTTGCCGAGCATGGCGTCGAGCGCGCCAGTCGATTCGCCGACCGCGATCATGTGAGTCACCATCTTGGGAAACGTCTCGCTTTTTGCAAGCGGTTCGGCGATGGTCTTTCCGCCGCTGATGCTCACCCGGGCTCCCATGATCGCCTCTTCGATGACTTTGTTCCCGGAGGTTTTGGCGCAGATAATGAGGCCGTCCAGCAGGGGTACGCCGCTGGTGATCAGCGTCCCGAGCGTCCTGGTGAATTTGGCGACCGAGGCTTTGCGGATCAAATCGCCGAATACCGGTGTCTTCAGCAGCAAACGGTCGATGACCAGCTTGCCTTTCGGCGTTCCGTAGTATTTCTTGATGCCGTAAATCGCCAGGACCATGCCGATCGCCATATAGATGATGTAGGACTGGACGAAATTGCTCATATCGATCACGAGCTGCGTCGGACCCGGCAGACCCATTTTCCCGCCGGACATTTCCGCGAACATCTTGGCGAAGATGGGAATCACCCAGATCATCAGCACGGTGATGACGATGCCGGCGACGCCCAGGATGGCGGCGGGGTAGACCATGGCCGACTTGATCTGTCCCTTCAGCTTCATGGCCTTTTCGATGTGTTTGGCCAAACGGGTCAAGATGGTGTCCAACAGGCCGCCGACTTCGCCCGCGTGAATCATGTTCACGTACAAGTCGTCGAAGACCTTGGGATGTTTCCTTAACGCGTCGGAGAAGGTCGATCCGCCTTCCACGTCGACCTTGACTTCCCCGATGGTCTTGGCCAGCACCTTGTTTTCCGACTGGGTCGAAAGGATATCCAGACATTGAATCAACGGAAGGCCGGCGTTGATCATGGTGCCGAATTGGCGGGTAAACACGACCAGATCCTTGTCGGTGATCGCGGACCCGAATGAAAGATTCAGCCCGCCTTTCTTGCCCGCTTTTTCTTCCAGACTGGTGACGATGACGTTCTGCTTGCGCAGTTGCTCGACGGCTTCGTCGCGGGTTTTGGCCGTCAATTCGCCTTTGCGGACCGTGCCCGTTCTGGTTCTGCCGACGTATGCGAAGGTGCTCATCTGGTGATCTCGACCCGGTGGCTCTTCGGTGGATCAGAAACGCTCTTCGGAAGAACGTGGATGTGAAACGAAGTCTACTGGACGACCTGGGGCTTGTCAAAACAAATGCCGAATCGCGCGCGCTCGCGGCGCCGGACGCGTGAAGCGACCGCACGACCCGGTCACGCCCCGCTGGCGCTGACATGAACATAACCGCGGTAGAGATAGTGGAAGCCCGACGTCAATGTCAGCGCCACCATCAAGTACAGCAGCGGTTGGAGGAGCCCGAGATCCATCTGCCTCGAGGCCAGGAAGACCGCGAGAATGATATAGGCGAGTTGAAAGAGCGTCGTGCCTTTTCCCAGGATCGTCGGGGAAATATCGACCCGCGAATCGGTGAGTTGCGCCAACACGGTGCCGGCCATCAGAATCAGATCCCGACTGACGACCACGATGGCGATCCACGAGGGAATCAGATGCATCACCGCCAGCGTCACGAACCCCGACGTCAGCAGCAGCTTGTCGGCCAGCGGATCCAGGAACGCGCCCAACCTGGTGCGTTGGTTGGCGACCCTGGCGATGGTCCCGTCGAGCCCGTCCGTCACGCCGGCCAACAGCAGGACCATAAGGGCGTGGTCGTATCGTTCGTAGACCAGGAACCCGACGTACACGGGGATCAGGAGAATGCGCAGGATCGTCAGGCTGTTGGGAATGTTCATGGCGTCGCTTGAGGCCGCCGGCGGCGCGTTGCGCTCGTCATCCGTCGAGAAGCGGGGTCATCTTAGGGACCGGGCCGGAACCTTGTCAACGCGGTTGCAGTCGACCGGACAGGCACCTATAATTTGCCGTTGGTGCGCGCCGGATCGCGCACATGGAGGTCAACACGATGAGCACCCTGCCGCTGATGTTCAAGAAAGAAGGCCTGGTCGAACGCTATCAGATCGAAGGGGTCGACCCGAGCGATCGGTATTTTAGCCGCTCGATCCTGGTCAATCGGACCGCCAACGGCTATTTCGCCAAAGTCATGTACGAAGCGCTCGCCGTTGAGGGACAGACCCACCCCTCGATCGCGGCGGCGGTGAAAGACGTCGTGGACAAGTTGAGGGCGCTGGGGTTCCGGCGGATGAGGACCAGGCCCAACTTCAAAGGTCGCCGCTACCTCGCCGAAAAGGAAACGTGGACCGACTACCCGGACGAAGCCTAAACAGCGAGCAGCGAATAGTTGGAAGCTACTGGCTGCCCGCTACTAGCTCATAAAAGATCAGGTCGTGAATGAAAGGACGGAAGCGCTGAATGTGAGTGTTCCGGCGGGTCGGGTGGACGCGGTTTGACAGCAACACCACTTCCAGCTCCCGGGTCGGATCGATCCAGAGCGAGGTGCCTGTATACCCTAGGTGCCCGAACGACAGCGGGGAAAATCGGCTCCCTGACGACGACGGCACCGAAGGCGTATCCCAGCCCAGCGCCCAGCTCGATTGCGGGATGCGATCCTGCCGGGTCACGAATCGGCGCACCAGCTTCGGCTCGAACAGGCTCGGCCGCCCATGGTAGGCATCGAGCCAAGCGCCGGACACCGCTAACACCGCCTTCGCCGTCCCGAACAGTCCCGCATGGCCGGCCGCGCCGCCCAGCGCGTAGGCGTTTTCATCGTGCACCTCCCCGCGCAGAACCCGTCCTCTCCATGCATCGCGCTCGGTCGCGGCGACCGCATTCTGCTCGGCCACAACCCTGCCGCCCACCGCTATTCCTCTGTCCGTAAGCGTCGCAAACCCCAACGGCTCGGCTCCGAGCGGGTTGAACAGGTATTCCCGGCAAAAAGTCGCCAGCGACTGCCCGCTCAGACGTTCCACGATGAAGCCGAGCAACATGAATCCCAGGTCGCTGTAAAGACTCCGCTCTCCGACGGTATGCAGCAAAACTTCGTCGCGGATGTAACCCAACACCGCCCGTCCGGCGGCCTCGCTGCCCAAAAAGCCCGGGGTGAGGCGATCCTGTTCCGCCACCCGCTCGTAATAGGGTCTCCACGCCGGCAACCCGGAGCTGTGCGTCAGCAGATGAAAGACCGTCGCGCCGCCGATCGGGGAGCCCTTGAGTTCGGGAAGCAGATCATCGAGGCGACGATCGAGCGCCAGCCGGCCGTGCTGAACCAACCAGAGAACGGAAGTGGTCGTGGCGAGCGGTTTGGTCAAGGACGCGAGATCATAGATCGTCTGTACCTGCGCCGGCGAGCCCGGCGGCTCCGACGAAACCCGACCGACGGCCCGGTGATAGGCCGGCCGCCCCCGCAGGCGCACCGCCAGCACTGCGCCGGGAAATACGCCCTCCTCCACGGCGGTTTCGAGCGCGCGGCCCACCGGATCGGTTCCGCTCATGAGACCCTTTCGCGATGGCCGGGAAGACCCGGAGGTCGAGACTGTCTCGCCGTTCCGGCTCGGGAGGACGCGCACGGCGGCGCGAAGCAGGGCGGCTGTGGAATGACCTGCTCGGAGGGCGACGGTCCCTCAGTGGCTGGAATCACCGGCGAGCTTTTCATCCGGAGCGGCCTGGTCGGGATGGTACGCCTCCCCTTCCTCGATCTCCAGCATCCGTTCGAACGTGCGGATCGTGGCGCGCAGCCGCTCGATCATCAACAACCGCTGCTTCCGCAGTTCGGTGAGGTCACGTTGCGTATCGGCCAGTTCCGCCCGGGCCTGCCGAAGCACCTCCGCGGCTTTCACCTCGGCTTCTTTGAGCACCAACTCGGCGTCCCGCTGCGCCGAGCGCTTCATCTCGTCGGCCAGCGATTGCGCGGACACCAGCGCGTGCGACAGCGTCGCTTCCGTTTTTTTCACCTCGGCCAGTTGCTGTTCGACGAAGGCGAGTTTCTCCCGCAGCACGGCGTTGTCCCGATTGAGGGCTTCGACGGTCTGCGCGATGTCCTCCAAAAACCGATTGACCTCCTGGCGGTCATAGCCTCTGAACGCGACCCGGAAGACCATTTGCTGGATATCGAGCGGTGTGATCTTCATGAGATTTCCCCCGCAGAGTTATTCGATGTGCATACGCGTCGCCATCTCGAACAACGACCGCACGAGCGCATACTGAAGGAAGACAATGATCAGGATCGCCACCACCGGAGAGAGATCGATGCCCATCCTCCACCCGAGCCACCGGCGGATCGGAGCGAGCACGGGCTCCGTGGCCCGTTCCAGAAATTGCACGATCGGGTTCCAGGGATCGGGATTCACCCAGGAAATCAGCGCTCGCGCGATAATGACATACATATAGAGTGTGAGGACCCAATCCGCCACATGGGCGATCCCTTCCAGCACGTTGGCCGCCACGAACATCAGCGTCCCAGATCCTCCGACCGCCGTGTGGCCGCTTCCACGGCGGCGATCAAACAGGCCCGCACGCCGCCGCTCTCCAACCGATGGAGCCCGGCGATCGTCGTTCCTCCGGGAGAGGCCACCCGGTTCTTGAGCGCGCCCGGATGTTCATCCGTCTCCAGCAGCATGCGGGCGGCGCCTAACAGCGTCTGGGCGGCCAGCAGTTCCGCTACGGCCCGCGGTAGCCCCATCTTCACGCCGCCGTCCGCCAGGGCTTCGATCGCGACGAACGCGTAGGCCGGTCCGCTGCCGCTCAAGCCCGTGACCGCATCCATCAACCGCTCCTCCACCGTCACGACTCGACCGACGGATTCAAACAGCGCTTTCGCAATCCGGCTGTCTTCTTCGCCCACTCCAGGACCGTCGCTCAAGGCCGTCATGCCTTCCCGAACCAGCGCCGGCGCATTGGGCATCGCCCGGATGATTCTCGCCTGCTGCGGCACCCGGCCGGCGATCCATCGGACGGAGATGCCGGCCGCAATCGAGATGACCAGACGGCCGGGCAAGGCAGGAGCGAGTTCGCTTAGCACGTCGGCCAGAACCTGGGGCTTCACGGCCAGGACGACCACATCGCCCCATCGCGCCGCCGCCAGGTTGCTCGAGCCGACCCGCACGCCGAACCGCCGCTTCATGACGTCCAGGCGCGCGGCGTCCGGGTCGGTCGCCCACACACGGTTCGGCTCGCAGGCCCGCGAAGAGAGCAACCCTCCGACCAGAGCCTCGGCCATCTGGCCGGCGCCGATGAACGCGAGTTGCTTCCCGTCCATGACATCAGGCATGACGCGCTCCGAAAATCGCCGTACCGATCCGCACCATCGTCGCACCTTCTTCGACCGCGACCTCGTAATCGTGCGACATCCCCATCGAGAGTTCGTCCATGCTGATCCGCTCCAGACCGGGACGCGCCAGCGACTGAGCCAGCTCCCGGAGCCTCCGAAAATACGGGCGCGCGTCTTCCGGATCGGCCGACGGCGGTGGAATCGTCATCAGTCCCCGGATGAGCAAGTGCGGCATGGCATTCAGCTCCGGGAGGACTTCCGCCACAGCACCCGGGGCGAACCCTCCTTTGCTGGCCTCTCCGCCGATGTTGATCTCCAGCAAGACCGGCTGGCTGATCCCGGCCTGTTCCGCCCGGCGGTTGATCTCCGCCGCCAGTTCCACGCTGTCCAGCGAATGAATGAGCTCGAAGACCCCGACGACCGCCTTGGCCTTCCGCCGCTGCAACCGGCCGATGAAGTGCCAGCGC
Coding sequences within:
- a CDS encoding type II secretion system F family protein, producing the protein MSTFAYVGRTRTGTVRKGELTAKTRDEAVEQLRKQNVIVTSLEEKAGKKGGLNLSFGSAITDKDLVVFTRQFGTMINAGLPLIQCLDILSTQSENKVLAKTIGEVKVDVEGGSTFSDALRKHPKVFDDLYVNMIHAGEVGGLLDTILTRLAKHIEKAMKLKGQIKSAMVYPAAILGVAGIVITVLMIWVIPIFAKMFAEMSGGKMGLPGPTQLVIDMSNFVQSYIIYMAIGMVLAIYGIKKYYGTPKGKLVIDRLLLKTPVFGDLIRKASVAKFTRTLGTLITSGVPLLDGLIICAKTSGNKVIEEAIMGARVSISGGKTIAEPLAKSETFPKMVTHMIAVGESTGALDAMLGKIADFYEDEVDQAVASLTALLEPMMMVFLGTVIGFIVIAMYLPIFQMASAIG
- a CDS encoding ATP-binding protein, with translation MDDLRTRLHWLMALRVVVVTLLLGLSLTFQVARGERVPTFYALIAFTYAITIPYVIILRQLSTPRSLTFFAWLQIGVDFVLETVLVARTGGVESPFAVLYVITVTLASLVPRRRVGLVTAGLCVILFGVMANLQLYGVLEPLGWLHPSRLSAAETLQNFGVYALAFLVVGFLSGALVDQLNRADLRLREKEQGLTRFQAFHENIVQSISSGVFTTDAAGLITSFNRAAQEATGYSLEQVKNRPWQEIFNWHPNHRSEEGAEDLFACSRFEVECKRADGRRLILGMTLSPLQEQGEQTGLVGVFKDLTEIRDMEEEMRRREWLATLGEMSAGMAHEIRNPLGALAGAMQMLRKDVASDETSRRLMDIAVREATRLDTIITEFLLYARPPALNLAECDVNKVLTDTLDLIAHEARTKTDITMSTSLAQGPLTIKADQDQLKQVFWNLATNAFEAMPSGGELTISTGCRRVDAGGRSGEVIEIAFQDTGMGIPKGNLDKIFLPFFTTKKEGSGLGLAAVHRIVDLHGGWIKVDSREGKGSRFTVCLPRSAEAGPRLWHEGRGPWKRS
- a CDS encoding serine hydrolase domain-containing protein, with protein sequence MSGTDPVGRALETAVEEGVFPGAVLAVRLRGRPAYHRAVGRVSSEPPGSPAQVQTIYDLASLTKPLATTTSVLWLVQHGRLALDRRLDDLLPELKGSPIGGATVFHLLTHSSGLPAWRPYYERVAEQDRLTPGFLGSEAAGRAVLGYIRDEVLLHTVGERSLYSDLGFMLLGFIVERLSGQSLATFCREYLFNPLGAEPLGFATLTDRGIAVGGRVVAEQNAVAATERDAWRGRVLRGEVHDENAYALGGAAGHAGLFGTAKAVLAVSGAWLDAYHGRPSLFEPKLVRRFVTRQDRIPQSSWALGWDTPSVPSSSGSRFSPLSFGHLGYTGTSLWIDPTRELEVVLLSNRVHPTRRNTHIQRFRPFIHDLIFYELVAGSQ
- a CDS encoding YggT family protein, whose protein sequence is MFVAANVLEGIAHVADWVLTLYMYVIIARALISWVNPDPWNPIVQFLERATEPVLAPIRRWLGWRMGIDLSPVVAILIIVFLQYALVRSLFEMATRMHIE
- a CDS encoding YggS family pyridoxal phosphate-dependent enzyme; translation: MTDAPESHAIARNIRTVLENIRRAAERVRRQPDRIRLIGATKTVPAPRLREAMAAGLTEFGENRLQEALEKIEQIGHGLARWHFIGRLQRRKAKAVVGVFELIHSLDSVELAAEINRRAEQAGISQPVLLEINIGGEASKGGFAPGAVAEVLPELNAMPHLLIRGLMTIPPPSADPEDARPYFRRLRELAQSLARPGLERISMDELSMGMSHDYEVAVEEGATMVRIGTAIFGARHA
- a CDS encoding DivIVA domain-containing protein, producing MKITPLDIQQMVFRVAFRGYDRQEVNRFLEDIAQTVEALNRDNAVLREKLAFVEQQLAEVKKTEATLSHALVSAQSLADEMKRSAQRDAELVLKEAEVKAAEVLRQARAELADTQRDLTELRKQRLLMIERLRATIRTFERMLEIEEGEAYHPDQAAPDEKLAGDSSH
- the proC gene encoding pyrroline-5-carboxylate reductase — protein: MPDVMDGKQLAFIGAGQMAEALVGGLLSSRACEPNRVWATDPDAARLDVMKRRFGVRVGSSNLAAARWGDVVVLAVKPQVLADVLSELAPALPGRLVISIAAGISVRWIAGRVPQQARIIRAMPNAPALVREGMTALSDGPGVGEEDSRIAKALFESVGRVVTVEERLMDAVTGLSGSGPAYAFVAIEALADGGVKMGLPRAVAELLAAQTLLGAARMLLETDEHPGALKNRVASPGGTTIAGLHRLESGGVRACLIAAVEAATRRSEDLGR
- a CDS encoding CDP-alcohol phosphatidyltransferase family protein, giving the protein MNIPNSLTILRILLIPVYVGFLVYERYDHALMVLLLAGVTDGLDGTIARVANQRTRLGAFLDPLADKLLLTSGFVTLAVMHLIPSWIAIVVVSRDLILMAGTVLAQLTDSRVDISPTILGKGTTLFQLAYIILAVFLASRQMDLGLLQPLLYLMVALTLTSGFHYLYRGYVHVSASGA